One part of the Rhodococcus oxybenzonivorans genome encodes these proteins:
- a CDS encoding LLM class F420-dependent oxidoreductase produces MRIGMGLNYSGGFAETVEEVADLERAGLDIAFVPEAYSFDAVSQLGYLAAKTSTLELASGIFQIYTRTPSLTAMTAAGLDFVSNGRFVMGLGASGPQVIEGFHGVKYDAPLGRTREVVEICRQVWRREKVQFQGKYYQVPLPADKGTGLGKPLKIINHPVRERIPIIIASLGPKNVELTAEIAEGWEPIFYYPEKAASVWGEPLAKGKAKRDPSLGELQVYASPALAIGEDVEHMLDWVRPSLALYIGGMGAKGKNFYNDLAVRYGYEKEAETIQDLYLAGKKDEATAAVPDELVRAVSLIGPESYVAERVAAFAESGVTTLTVSPLAADRAGRVELVEKLRKICG; encoded by the coding sequence GTGCGCATCGGTATGGGCTTGAACTACAGCGGCGGATTCGCCGAAACGGTGGAAGAGGTCGCAGACCTGGAGAGGGCGGGCCTCGACATCGCGTTCGTGCCCGAGGCCTACTCGTTCGACGCGGTGAGCCAGCTCGGCTATTTGGCCGCCAAGACGTCCACGCTCGAACTGGCCTCGGGAATTTTCCAGATCTACACCCGTACGCCGAGCCTGACCGCCATGACGGCCGCCGGTCTCGACTTCGTGTCCAACGGACGCTTCGTGATGGGTCTAGGCGCGTCGGGCCCACAGGTGATCGAGGGCTTCCACGGCGTCAAGTACGACGCGCCGCTCGGCCGCACTCGCGAGGTCGTCGAGATCTGTCGTCAGGTGTGGCGTCGTGAGAAGGTTCAGTTCCAGGGCAAGTACTACCAGGTGCCGCTTCCTGCGGATAAGGGCACAGGCCTCGGGAAGCCACTCAAGATCATCAACCACCCTGTGCGTGAGCGCATTCCGATCATCATCGCCTCGCTCGGCCCCAAGAACGTCGAGCTGACGGCCGAGATCGCGGAGGGCTGGGAGCCGATCTTCTACTACCCGGAGAAGGCGGCAAGTGTGTGGGGCGAGCCACTGGCCAAGGGCAAGGCAAAGCGCGACCCCAGCCTCGGTGAGCTGCAGGTTTATGCGTCGCCGGCGCTCGCTATCGGTGAAGACGTGGAGCACATGCTCGACTGGGTTCGCCCGAGTCTCGCGCTGTACATCGGCGGCATGGGTGCCAAGGGCAAGAACTTCTATAACGACCTCGCGGTCCGGTACGGCTACGAGAAAGAAGCCGAGACGATCCAGGATCTCTATCTTGCAGGCAAGAAGGACGAGGCCACCGCGGCGGTGCCCGACGAACTCGTCCGGGCCGTCTCGCTGATCGGACCGGAGAGTTACGTGGCGGAGCGCGTCGCGGCGTTCGCCGAGTCCGGCGTCACCACCCTCACCGTGTCGCCGCTGGCCGCCGACCGAGCCGGCCGCGTCGAGTTGGTCGAGAAGCTGCGCAAGATCTGCGGGTAA
- a CDS encoding universal stress protein has translation MTGHKPIIVGVDGSESASAAVVWAARTAAALSLPLHIVTVVHIPAFYYTEPYLAESFKEELADTAKARLGSARVLAKQTVDGSLDITTEQHEGKVSQTLIALSADAHMVVLGSRGHGEFTGLLVGSTTSSVAAHAQCPLVVVRGRTLDGRPPTEGPIVVGVDGSESSKAAVDVAFAQASATSSTLVAVNVWSDVSVQPSLGASPDDPLWGGIQTGEEVVLSERLAGFQERYPDVTVERVVARDRPVRVLSEFAEKAQLVVVGSRGRGGFTGMLLGSTSNALMHTADCPVMIVREQ, from the coding sequence ATGACCGGACATAAGCCGATCATCGTGGGTGTCGACGGATCCGAGTCGGCGTCCGCTGCCGTCGTGTGGGCGGCCAGGACTGCAGCTGCGCTGTCCCTGCCATTGCACATCGTGACGGTGGTGCATATCCCCGCCTTCTACTACACCGAGCCCTATCTGGCCGAGAGCTTCAAGGAAGAGCTGGCCGACACGGCCAAGGCCCGCCTCGGCAGTGCCCGCGTACTGGCCAAGCAGACAGTGGACGGCAGCCTCGACATCACCACCGAGCAGCACGAGGGCAAGGTGAGTCAGACGCTGATCGCCCTGTCTGCCGACGCGCACATGGTGGTTCTCGGCTCGCGCGGGCACGGTGAGTTCACCGGGTTGCTCGTCGGTTCCACCACATCCTCGGTGGCGGCCCACGCGCAGTGCCCGCTGGTGGTGGTGCGTGGCCGCACACTCGACGGGCGGCCGCCCACCGAAGGTCCGATCGTGGTCGGCGTCGACGGTTCGGAAAGTAGCAAGGCGGCAGTGGACGTCGCCTTCGCGCAGGCGTCGGCGACGTCGTCGACGTTGGTCGCGGTCAACGTGTGGAGTGACGTCAGCGTTCAGCCTTCGCTCGGTGCAAGCCCGGACGACCCCTTGTGGGGGGGTATCCAAACCGGGGAAGAGGTAGTACTTTCCGAGCGGCTCGCCGGCTTCCAGGAGCGGTATCCCGACGTCACGGTCGAACGCGTCGTCGCGCGGGATCGTCCGGTGCGTGTCCTCAGTGAATTCGCCGAGAAGGCGCAGCTCGTCGTGGTCGGCAGCCGTGGGCGCGGCGGCTTCACGGGCATGCTGCTCGGTTCCACCAGTAATGCCCTGATGCATACCGCCGACTGTCCGGTGATGATCGTGCGGGAACAGTAG
- a CDS encoding response regulator, with product MTTRVFLVDDHEIVRRGLLDLFGSVPDLEVVGEAGSVAEALARLPASGADVAVLDVRLPDGNGVELCRDLRAALPALRCLMLTSYSDDEALFDAIMAGASGFVLKQILGTDLVSAVRTVGQGGSLLDSRATSALMQRIRSERREDPLAQLSEQERAVFELIGEGLTNREIAERLFLAEKTIKNYVSRLLAKLGMQRRTQAAVLATELRRRT from the coding sequence ATGACCACGCGAGTGTTTCTCGTCGACGACCACGAGATCGTTCGCCGGGGCCTTCTCGACCTCTTCGGCAGCGTGCCGGATCTGGAAGTGGTCGGGGAGGCGGGTTCGGTAGCGGAGGCGTTGGCCCGGTTGCCCGCAAGTGGTGCGGATGTCGCCGTCCTGGACGTCCGGCTGCCGGACGGCAATGGGGTGGAGCTGTGCCGGGACCTTCGAGCCGCCCTGCCTGCGCTCCGCTGCCTCATGCTCACATCGTATTCGGACGACGAGGCGTTGTTCGACGCGATCATGGCGGGTGCGTCCGGTTTCGTCCTCAAGCAGATTCTCGGCACCGACCTGGTATCCGCGGTCCGTACGGTGGGACAGGGGGGTTCGCTACTCGACAGCCGTGCCACGTCGGCGCTGATGCAGCGCATACGGTCCGAGCGGAGGGAGGATCCGCTCGCGCAACTGTCGGAACAGGAACGGGCGGTGTTCGAGCTGATCGGGGAGGGGCTCACCAACCGGGAGATCGCCGAGCGACTGTTCCTCGCCGAGAAGACGATCAAGAACTACGTCTCGCGGCTGTTGGCCAAGCTGGGAATGCAAAGGCGCACTCAGGCAGCGGTATTGGCGACCGAGCTGCGGCGCCGGACCTAG
- a CDS encoding GAF domain-containing sensor histidine kinase: MRLPRGGLSEVVPTRQSLQRLFEAVLVVGSGLELDSTLQRIVDSATSLLDARYGALGVRAPDGGLAEFVFRGITPDERAGMGHFPEGRGLLGLLINDPRPVRLPNLSRHPASVGLPPGHPPMSSFLGAPIMMRGTVFGSIYLTEKRSGPEFTEEDEVILLALATSAGVAVDNARLFEESRTRERWLTAVASITSRLMVGGSLDETLRTLAGQVRELSSGEEVFIVVTQGDGAVVGADTAARPLPDAYRIAAQAEPLAEVQHSRTPALLTGLAGLAPFSPDAGRAAVLPLSTASGVGGVLVVTARGNIPWDPDEVSRLESVADLAAVAVEFADQQRKQRLLSVLADRDRIARDLHDNVIQRLFATGMSLQSTDADENMPDAVRSIVATAVEQLDRTVREIRTTIFDLQATDAASATSLRRRLLDVVSDLTAQSPIAPNVQFAGAIDTLVPNRIHQHAEAVLREALSNALRHARATTIDICIAAEDELTITVEDDGIGITPGDRSGLANLDHRAELCGGTCTVETGPSGTLVTWRVPIS; encoded by the coding sequence ATGAGACTGCCTCGCGGAGGCCTCAGCGAGGTCGTACCCACCCGTCAGAGTTTGCAGCGTCTGTTCGAGGCGGTGCTCGTGGTGGGGTCAGGTCTCGAACTCGATTCGACCCTGCAGCGCATCGTCGATTCGGCCACCTCGCTGCTCGACGCCCGCTACGGCGCATTGGGTGTGCGTGCCCCCGATGGCGGTCTGGCCGAGTTCGTGTTTCGGGGCATCACCCCGGACGAGCGCGCCGGGATGGGTCATTTCCCGGAAGGTCGCGGGCTGCTCGGCCTACTGATCAACGACCCGCGCCCGGTCCGTCTGCCGAACCTCTCCCGCCATCCCGCATCTGTAGGCCTTCCGCCCGGCCACCCACCGATGAGTAGCTTCCTCGGCGCGCCCATCATGATGCGCGGGACCGTGTTCGGCAGCATTTACCTCACCGAGAAACGCAGCGGTCCCGAGTTCACGGAAGAGGACGAGGTGATCCTGCTCGCTCTCGCCACGTCGGCCGGGGTGGCCGTGGACAACGCCCGGTTGTTCGAGGAGTCGCGAACGCGCGAGCGATGGCTGACGGCGGTCGCCTCCATCACGTCGCGCTTGATGGTCGGTGGCTCACTCGACGAGACCCTACGCACCCTCGCCGGGCAGGTACGCGAATTGTCGAGCGGCGAGGAGGTATTCATCGTCGTCACGCAGGGCGACGGCGCCGTGGTGGGAGCGGATACCGCCGCACGTCCCCTTCCCGACGCCTATCGGATCGCTGCGCAAGCCGAGCCGCTGGCCGAGGTCCAGCATTCCCGGACTCCCGCTCTGCTGACGGGATTGGCCGGTCTGGCACCGTTCTCGCCGGATGCCGGTCGCGCCGCCGTTCTTCCGTTGTCGACGGCATCTGGGGTCGGCGGCGTCCTGGTGGTCACCGCCCGCGGGAACATACCCTGGGACCCCGACGAGGTTTCTCGCCTCGAGTCGGTGGCCGACCTCGCCGCTGTGGCAGTCGAGTTCGCGGACCAGCAACGCAAACAGCGACTGTTGTCGGTACTCGCCGATCGCGACCGGATAGCCCGAGACCTGCACGACAACGTGATTCAGCGTCTCTTCGCCACGGGCATGAGCCTGCAGAGCACCGACGCCGACGAAAATATGCCGGATGCGGTGCGTTCCATCGTGGCCACCGCAGTCGAGCAACTCGATCGGACAGTGCGCGAAATCCGAACCACCATCTTCGATCTTCAGGCCACCGATGCCGCGTCCGCGACGAGCCTGCGCAGACGTCTCCTCGACGTTGTCAGTGATCTCACGGCGCAGTCACCGATCGCTCCCAACGTTCAATTCGCCGGCGCCATCGACACACTCGTACCGAACCGGATCCACCAGCACGCCGAGGCAGTCCTGCGTGAAGCCCTGAGTAATGCACTACGGCATGCACGCGCGACCACGATCGACATCTGCATCGCGGCCGAAGACGAACTCACCATCACGGTAGAGGACGACGGGATCGGCATCACGCCAGGAGACCGTAGCGGCCTGGCCAATCTCGATCACCGGGCAGAGTTGTGCGGCGGCACCTGCACCGTCGAGACGGGCCCCTCGGGGACACTCGTCACATGGCGAGTACCCATCTCCTAG
- a CDS encoding Tat pathway signal protein, whose amino-acid sequence MNRRYFGRRIAAGLTAAVAATMMFTGAASAQPTDSVPAVDPTTAIAKLRTAAAGNPDAEAAIERLALSPTDAAAMDIALPGQIFQVPAYSDTGQGGPVLGQLYGAGVATNMSNQFRFGFFGGPGTIAADQAGAQLEVVYYSFATGASGVVKLDQNNVAVPTVISTPPVAGLGGGLVVAAVYGSLNHQVGPNIVKSTIWWPSLGSVLA is encoded by the coding sequence ATGAATCGACGGTACTTCGGACGACGGATCGCGGCAGGCCTGACCGCTGCAGTGGCAGCGACGATGATGTTTACCGGGGCGGCTTCGGCGCAGCCCACAGATTCAGTTCCGGCTGTCGACCCCACCACGGCGATCGCCAAGCTGCGGACCGCTGCAGCAGGTAATCCGGACGCCGAGGCCGCCATCGAACGGCTGGCACTCTCACCGACCGATGCGGCCGCGATGGACATCGCCCTGCCGGGCCAGATCTTCCAGGTTCCCGCGTACTCCGACACCGGTCAGGGCGGACCCGTCCTCGGCCAGCTGTACGGCGCCGGAGTGGCAACCAACATGAGCAACCAGTTCCGCTTCGGGTTCTTCGGGGGACCTGGGACCATCGCTGCCGACCAGGCCGGTGCCCAGCTCGAAGTCGTGTATTACAGCTTCGCCACCGGTGCCAGTGGCGTCGTCAAGCTGGACCAGAACAACGTAGCCGTTCCCACCGTCATCTCCACCCCGCCGGTCGCGGGTCTCGGGGGCGGCCTGGTCGTGGCGGCCGTGTACGGGTCGCTGAATCATCAGGTCGGTCCGAACATCGTCAAGAGCACAATCTGGTGGCCCAGTCTGGGGTCGGTGCTCGCCTGA
- a CDS encoding SRPBCC family protein, whose translation MTDTQPVIEVSVAAAPSVVWPALRDPELIRRWHGWDYDGLDAEIQEIYFRDVTENPAEYSLALAGGDLFTLHEHEGTTLVRITRPSRDSSPDAAEWYDDVTEGWTTFLQFLKFGIERHGLAERRTLFLEGPVAQGDSAQHLLGLDKITGSRPGAHFSAVSATGDLLSGVVCFVGEHQTAVSVDDLGPGLLQFGEQPVNSARPHGGAQILLAVYGLDEEEFRELEQRWTEWWRVRPPAGPAT comes from the coding sequence ATGACCGACACGCAACCGGTGATCGAGGTGTCCGTGGCTGCGGCGCCGTCCGTGGTGTGGCCCGCGCTGCGGGATCCGGAACTGATCCGGCGCTGGCACGGATGGGATTATGACGGCCTCGACGCGGAGATCCAGGAAATCTATTTCCGCGACGTGACCGAGAACCCTGCCGAGTACAGCCTGGCCTTGGCCGGGGGTGACCTCTTCACACTCCACGAACACGAGGGCACTACCCTCGTGCGGATCACCCGGCCGTCCCGCGACAGCAGCCCGGACGCGGCCGAGTGGTATGACGACGTCACCGAGGGCTGGACCACGTTTCTGCAGTTCCTGAAATTCGGCATCGAGCGGCACGGATTGGCGGAGCGGCGCACGCTGTTTCTCGAAGGCCCGGTCGCGCAGGGAGATTCGGCGCAGCATCTGCTGGGCCTCGACAAGATCACCGGGTCGAGGCCGGGCGCTCACTTCAGCGCCGTCTCTGCGACGGGCGACCTGCTGTCCGGCGTGGTGTGCTTCGTCGGCGAGCACCAGACCGCGGTCAGCGTCGACGATCTCGGCCCCGGACTGCTGCAGTTCGGCGAGCAGCCGGTCAACTCTGCGCGCCCGCACGGTGGTGCTCAGATACTGCTGGCCGTGTACGGCCTGGACGAGGAAGAGTTCCGCGAGCTCGAGCAGCGCTGGACGGAGTGGTGGCGGGTCCGGCCGCCGGCCGGACCCGCCACCTAG
- a CDS encoding cupin domain-containing protein: MDKKSLTALARQQLKLAGGTSSGRSSQTVYGGHRRSLRQTVVALTAGQKMAEHESPGEGTLFILSGKLNLVSGEDSWKGSSGDFLVLPSDRHSVEALEDVAFLLTVAM, encoded by the coding sequence ATGGACAAGAAGTCACTGACCGCCCTTGCCCGTCAGCAACTGAAGTTGGCAGGCGGGACGTCCAGCGGTCGCAGTTCGCAGACCGTGTACGGCGGCCACCGGCGCAGTCTCCGTCAGACCGTCGTCGCGCTCACCGCAGGTCAGAAGATGGCGGAGCACGAGAGCCCGGGTGAAGGCACTCTGTTCATTCTCAGCGGCAAGCTGAACCTGGTGTCGGGCGAGGATTCGTGGAAAGGCTCCTCGGGCGATTTCCTGGTTCTCCCGAGTGACCGGCACAGCGTCGAAGCGCTGGAGGACGTGGCTTTCCTGCTCACCGTCGCCATGTGA
- a CDS encoding dihydrofolate reductase, with translation MRARQVSLVWAQANGGVIGRDNTIPWHVPEDMAYFKKVTQGHPVVMGRKTWDSLPAKFRPLPGRRNIVVTRQPGWMAGGAETASGLASALALANEDVCIMGGGEIYRAAMPFATRLFVTEVDVTVDGDAWAPPIDDSWYAEDTGEWLESAKNGTRYRWITYTRALPAR, from the coding sequence GTGCGCGCACGGCAGGTCAGCCTGGTCTGGGCGCAGGCGAACGGTGGCGTCATCGGCCGCGACAACACCATTCCGTGGCATGTGCCCGAGGACATGGCGTACTTCAAGAAGGTCACGCAGGGACACCCCGTGGTGATGGGCCGCAAGACCTGGGACTCGTTGCCGGCAAAGTTCCGGCCACTACCGGGGCGGCGCAACATCGTGGTCACCAGGCAGCCGGGCTGGATGGCGGGGGGCGCGGAGACCGCGTCCGGGCTCGCATCGGCGCTGGCACTGGCGAACGAGGACGTCTGCATCATGGGTGGCGGCGAGATCTACAGGGCAGCAATGCCTTTCGCCACACGGTTGTTCGTCACCGAAGTCGACGTCACGGTCGACGGCGATGCCTGGGCGCCGCCGATCGACGACTCCTGGTACGCCGAGGACACCGGTGAGTGGCTCGAATCGGCGAAGAACGGCACCCGGTATCGGTGGATTACCTACACCCGGGCATTACCTGCGAGGTAA
- a CDS encoding thymidylate synthase — translation MTVPTPYEDLLRLVLDTGTPKADRTGTGTRSVFGHQMRWNLADGFPLVTTKKVHLKSIVYELLWFLRGDSNVKWLQDNGVTIWDEWADADGELGPVYGVQWRSWPTPSGENIDQITQTIETLKSNPDSRRIIVSAWNVGDIPQMALAPCHAFFQFYVADGRLSCQLYQRSADMFLGVPFNIASYALLTHMVAQQAGLQPGDFIWTGGDCHIYDNHVDQVTEQLSREAFPYPTLKLNKRDSIFDYTFEDVEIVDYRHHPAIKAPVAV, via the coding sequence GTGACTGTGCCGACCCCGTACGAAGACCTCCTCCGACTCGTGCTGGACACCGGCACGCCGAAGGCCGACCGCACCGGAACCGGCACGAGAAGTGTCTTCGGTCATCAGATGCGGTGGAATCTGGCGGACGGGTTTCCGCTGGTCACGACCAAAAAGGTGCATCTCAAGTCGATCGTCTACGAGCTGCTGTGGTTCCTGCGCGGCGACTCGAACGTGAAATGGCTTCAGGACAACGGCGTGACCATCTGGGACGAGTGGGCCGACGCGGACGGTGAACTCGGCCCGGTCTACGGCGTGCAGTGGCGCAGCTGGCCCACCCCCTCGGGTGAGAACATCGATCAGATCACCCAGACCATCGAGACGCTGAAGTCCAATCCGGATTCGCGGCGCATCATCGTGTCGGCGTGGAACGTCGGCGACATCCCGCAGATGGCGTTGGCGCCGTGCCATGCGTTCTTCCAGTTCTACGTGGCGGACGGCCGGTTGTCGTGCCAGCTGTATCAGCGCAGCGCCGACATGTTCCTGGGTGTTCCGTTCAACATCGCCAGCTACGCGCTGCTCACCCATATGGTGGCGCAGCAAGCCGGACTCCAACCGGGTGACTTCATCTGGACGGGCGGCGACTGCCACATCTACGACAATCACGTGGACCAGGTCACGGAGCAGCTGAGCCGGGAAGCGTTTCCGTATCCGACGTTGAAGCTGAACAAGCGGGATTCGATCTTCGACTACACCTTCGAGGACGTGGAGATCGTCGACTACCGCCATCACCCGGCCATCAAGGCTCCGGTGGCCGTCTAG
- the cobF gene encoding precorrin-6A synthase (deacetylating) has product MRELLVIGIGAGDPDQVTIQAIKAMNKADAFFVIGKGDEKQDLVDLRTTILEEHVTGPYRVVDIADPPRNRTPDDYEGVVDDWHERRAAVFEEKFAAEPGVGAILVWGDPSLYDSTLRIVERVLARGNVSFDYSVIPGVTSVQSLAAGHRMVLNRIGEPIHITTGRRLAEGLPEGVDNAVVMLDANTTFTQVPGEDVQIWWGAYLGTPDEVLISGRLRDVESEIQRVRTELRERKGWIMDTYLLRR; this is encoded by the coding sequence ATGCGTGAACTTCTCGTGATCGGCATCGGCGCCGGCGACCCCGACCAGGTGACCATCCAGGCGATCAAGGCGATGAACAAGGCTGATGCCTTCTTCGTCATCGGCAAGGGAGACGAGAAGCAGGACCTCGTCGACCTCCGCACCACCATTCTCGAGGAACACGTCACTGGTCCGTATCGGGTGGTCGACATCGCCGACCCGCCGCGGAACCGCACGCCCGACGACTACGAGGGCGTTGTAGACGACTGGCATGAGCGTCGCGCGGCAGTGTTCGAGGAGAAGTTTGCGGCCGAACCGGGAGTCGGGGCGATCCTCGTGTGGGGTGACCCGTCGCTCTACGACAGCACGTTGCGGATCGTCGAGCGAGTACTCGCCCGCGGAAATGTGTCGTTCGACTACTCGGTGATCCCTGGCGTGACCAGTGTGCAGTCGCTGGCGGCGGGACACCGGATGGTGCTCAACCGGATCGGTGAACCCATTCACATCACCACCGGTCGCCGGCTTGCCGAGGGACTCCCCGAGGGCGTCGACAACGCGGTGGTGATGCTCGACGCGAACACGACGTTCACCCAAGTGCCCGGCGAGGACGTGCAGATCTGGTGGGGCGCCTACCTGGGCACCCCCGACGAGGTCCTCATCTCCGGTCGCCTCCGCGACGTCGAAAGCGAGATCCAGCGGGTGCGGACCGAACTTCGCGAGCGCAAGGGCTGGATCATGGACACGTACCTGCTGCGGCGGTAG
- a CDS encoding Fpg/Nei family DNA glycosylase, with protein sequence MPELPEVEALAEFLRKHAVGAVVGRVDVAALSVLKTFDPPITALQGRDVTGAARFGKHLALDGDGVWLVTHLSRGGWLRWTDNPSAAPPKPGKGPLALRLHFFTPEGATPAFDLTEAGTKKRLAVWVVHDPQEVEGIARLGPDALEVTEPEFAALLETSSARIKNALVDQSLLAGVGNAYSDEILHTAKISPFATAKTLPEDSVHILYDTMRTVLTDAVERSLGQDAARLKGEKRSGMRVHARTGLPCPVCGDTVREVSFAEKSFQYCATCQTGGKVLADRRMSRLLK encoded by the coding sequence ATGCCCGAGCTGCCGGAGGTGGAGGCGTTAGCCGAGTTCCTGCGGAAACACGCCGTGGGAGCGGTCGTCGGACGGGTGGACGTGGCCGCGCTGAGTGTTCTGAAGACGTTCGACCCGCCGATCACGGCGTTGCAGGGCCGGGATGTGACGGGTGCTGCGCGTTTCGGTAAGCACCTGGCCCTCGACGGCGACGGGGTGTGGTTGGTCACGCATCTCTCCCGCGGAGGATGGTTGCGCTGGACCGACAACCCGTCGGCCGCCCCGCCGAAGCCGGGGAAGGGTCCGCTCGCGTTGCGGCTCCACTTCTTCACTCCGGAGGGGGCGACACCGGCGTTCGACCTCACCGAGGCGGGAACGAAGAAGCGGCTCGCGGTGTGGGTGGTGCACGACCCGCAGGAAGTGGAGGGGATCGCGCGACTCGGCCCCGACGCCCTGGAGGTTACCGAACCGGAGTTCGCCGCGCTGCTCGAGACCTCCTCAGCGCGGATAAAGAACGCCCTGGTCGATCAGTCTCTGCTGGCCGGCGTGGGCAATGCGTACTCGGACGAAATACTCCACACGGCGAAGATCTCACCGTTCGCGACGGCGAAGACACTGCCGGAGGATTCCGTCCACATTCTGTACGACACGATGCGCACGGTGCTGACCGATGCCGTCGAACGGTCACTCGGTCAGGATGCCGCGCGGCTCAAGGGGGAGAAGAGATCCGGTATGCGGGTGCACGCGCGCACAGGTCTGCCCTGCCCGGTGTGCGGCGACACGGTCCGGGAAGTGTCGTTCGCGGAGAAGTCTTTTCAGTACTGTGCCACCTGTCAGACCGGCGGCAAGGTGCTCGCGGATCGGCGGATGTCCAGGCTGCTGAAGTAG
- the purT gene encoding formate-dependent phosphoribosylglycinamide formyltransferase has translation MRKQAPERFGTPLTAGAIRVMLLGSGELGKEVIIALQRLGVEVIAVDRYDNAPGHQVAHRAHTVDMSDPDALLRLVDAEKPHFVVPEIEAIATDALATVEESGAAVVIPTARATALTMNREGIRRLAAEELGLPTSPYEFADSLDAVRSAVERIGVPCVIKPVMSSSGKGQSTVRDLADVDKAWEYALSGGRINHGRVIVEGFVDFDYEITQLTVRAVGVDGEVHTAYCEPIGHLQDAGDYVESWQPQAMSPVALARAREIAGTVTTALGGRGVFGVELFVKGDDVYFSEVSPRPHDTGLVTLRTQRFSEFELHARAVLGLPVDTTLTAPGASAVIYGGRDAVGIGFEGVAEALAVPETDLRLFGKPESYVRRRMGVAVSTGPDVETARSRAREAASRVRPVE, from the coding sequence ATGCGGAAACAGGCACCCGAGCGGTTCGGTACACCTCTGACGGCGGGCGCGATACGCGTGATGCTGCTCGGGTCGGGTGAGCTGGGCAAAGAAGTCATCATCGCCCTGCAGAGACTCGGTGTCGAGGTGATCGCGGTCGACCGGTACGACAATGCGCCCGGGCATCAGGTCGCGCACCGCGCGCACACCGTCGACATGAGCGATCCGGATGCGCTGTTGCGTCTCGTCGACGCCGAAAAGCCGCACTTCGTTGTTCCCGAGATCGAGGCCATTGCCACCGACGCGCTGGCCACCGTAGAGGAGTCCGGTGCCGCCGTGGTGATCCCGACGGCGCGCGCCACCGCGCTCACCATGAACCGGGAGGGGATACGCCGTCTCGCAGCCGAGGAACTGGGACTCCCGACGTCGCCGTACGAATTCGCCGACTCGCTGGACGCAGTGCGTTCCGCTGTCGAACGCATCGGTGTGCCGTGTGTGATCAAGCCGGTGATGTCCTCGTCAGGGAAGGGGCAGTCGACCGTCCGCGATCTCGCGGACGTTGACAAAGCCTGGGAATATGCACTTTCCGGCGGCCGGATCAATCACGGACGCGTCATCGTCGAGGGGTTCGTCGACTTCGACTACGAGATTACCCAACTCACCGTTCGGGCCGTCGGCGTGGACGGTGAGGTGCACACCGCCTACTGCGAGCCCATCGGTCATCTGCAGGACGCCGGTGATTACGTGGAGTCGTGGCAGCCGCAGGCGATGAGCCCGGTAGCGCTCGCCCGTGCGCGGGAGATAGCGGGAACGGTGACCACGGCGCTGGGCGGCAGGGGAGTGTTCGGGGTCGAACTGTTCGTCAAGGGTGACGACGTCTATTTCTCGGAGGTCAGTCCCCGTCCGCACGACACCGGCTTGGTAACTCTACGCACCCAACGCTTCTCGGAGTTCGAGCTCCACGCCCGCGCAGTACTCGGGCTTCCCGTCGACACCACGCTCACCGCGCCCGGCGCGTCCGCGGTGATCTACGGCGGCAGGGACGCAGTCGGCATCGGTTTCGAGGGTGTCGCCGAGGCGTTGGCCGTACCGGAAACCGACCTACGGCTGTTCGGGAAACCCGAAAGCTACGTCCGTCGGCGCATGGGAGTGGCCGTGTCCACGGGACCCGACGTCGAGACGGCGCGCAGCAGGGCGCGCGAGGCCGCGTCCCGCGTTCGTCCGGTCGAATGA
- a CDS encoding DUF456 domain-containing protein — protein MSTGAEALVGLVIVIGLIGIVIPVLPGTILIFAAILVWAIMSGTATGWAVFAAATLFLVVSGVVKYTWPGRRMRSAGVPNMSLVAGGLTGIVGFFVIPVVGLFLGFIAGTYVAELYRLRAHNRAWASTWHACKAVGLSMLIELLGALIASGVWLAAVVAT, from the coding sequence ATGAGCACGGGAGCAGAGGCGCTCGTCGGCCTCGTTATCGTGATCGGGTTGATCGGTATCGTCATTCCGGTACTTCCCGGAACGATACTGATCTTCGCCGCAATCCTGGTGTGGGCCATCATGTCCGGCACCGCTACCGGGTGGGCCGTGTTCGCCGCTGCCACGCTGTTTCTCGTGGTGAGCGGCGTCGTGAAGTACACCTGGCCCGGTAGACGGATGCGCAGTGCCGGCGTGCCCAACATGTCGCTCGTCGCCGGTGGACTGACGGGGATCGTCGGGTTCTTCGTCATCCCGGTGGTGGGCCTGTTCCTCGGCTTCATCGCGGGAACGTATGTGGCCGAGCTCTACCGGCTGCGGGCGCACAACCGCGCGTGGGCGTCGACCTGGCACGCGTGCAAGGCGGTCGGGCTGTCGATGCTGATCGAACTGCTCGGCGCCCTGATCGCCTCCGGTGTCTGGCTGGCGGCAGTGGTCGCGACTTAG